From one Salinibacterium hongtaonis genomic stretch:
- a CDS encoding TetR/AcrR family transcriptional regulator, translating to MSSAADLRAVALAEFATAGYTGTSLARIAEKAGLAKSSVLYHYASKEVLLEAAVTPAIDRLDAILDDMARAPFTSEARAAFVERFVDFLLEHRLEVHLFINQGMSLVDVPVMLRANALVVRIADFFANSTSSIEERMRFGIALGGAAYLLVSQQAFDVKTPIDETRDALVTILSELLAPIRA from the coding sequence ATGTCTAGTGCCGCCGACCTCCGCGCCGTAGCGCTCGCAGAGTTCGCCACCGCGGGCTACACAGGAACCTCGCTCGCGCGCATCGCCGAAAAAGCGGGGCTCGCCAAATCGAGCGTGCTCTATCACTACGCCAGCAAAGAGGTCCTCCTTGAGGCTGCGGTAACCCCCGCGATCGACCGGCTCGATGCGATCCTCGACGATATGGCCCGCGCTCCGTTCACGAGCGAGGCCCGCGCCGCCTTCGTCGAGCGTTTCGTTGATTTTCTCCTCGAGCACAGGCTCGAGGTGCACCTCTTCATCAACCAGGGGATGTCGCTCGTCGACGTGCCTGTCATGCTCCGGGCCAACGCGCTCGTGGTGCGAATCGCCGACTTCTTCGCCAACTCAACCTCGTCAATAGAAGAACGCATGCGCTTCGGCATCGCCCTGGGCGGCGCCGCTTACCTACTCGTGAGCCAGCAGGCCTTCGACGTTAAAACCCCGATCGACGAGACCAGGGACGCTCTCGTCACGATCCTCTCCGAACTGCTCGCCCCTATCCGGGCCTAG
- a CDS encoding MMPL family transporter — protein MATLLYRLGRFAYRRAWAIIGAWIAALMLILGGGAVLGGNMQESFDIPGTESQTALDHLSAVFPQVAGAGAQAVVVAPDGASISDEQFRAAVTEFEEEIESLDFVDTVLGPFDDYAGKAISDDESMARIQVQFDGSRVDISDAMVDEFVATQSVAEDAGLTVEFGGQIFQQTSFGVTIVEVFGVLFAGVVLLITFGSIRPAGMPLLSALVGVGVVIGGILLASEVTIISNSAPLLALMIGLAVGIDYALFILSRHRTQLALGEDPEESAAMAVGTAGSAVVFAGVTVIIALLGLLVVNIPFLSVMGVGAAFAVLIAILVAITLLPALLGLAGSKLTPKEGSRAYKRAHALNDPQAKPSMGLRWVRGVMKRPLLATIGVVAVLGGLAIPAASLDLNLPDNGSEAADTTQRKAYDLISDGFGAGFNGPLIVSLDITQTTDILEDLDAIGAKLGELDDVAFVSQGLPDETLDTAIIQVTPDSAPDSAETKELVQAIRDLAPEIEDEFGTTVAVTGFTAIGIDISQRLTDALVPFALIVVGLSIILLMMVFRSVLIPVKAAIGFLLSVAAALGVTVAVFQWGWGAELIHVDHLGPILSFMPILVMAVLFGLAMDYEVFLVSGMREEFVKTGNARHAIERGFAGGSRVVTAAALIMFFVFFAFVPEGAGMIKPIALGLAAGIAFDAFLVRMTLGPALMTLMGRSAWWLPRWLQRSLPQADIEGEHLRDHREAEAWVANGPDAVIRAEGLVVGEGVTAFGPLRFTAPAGSFVLASGSTDDRALFAATLAGRLSPVGGRLQVGGHPLPSESSRVARIVALADAGDGQSAEATLGEVLREHLRSTLPLREAGSAARVAARWVARASAAVGHDGIFDETPIGRLGRRERAVALAVIALAEGTPVVVIDIPDSFTDIDEGRLLLESLADLAPSRTTVVVGTPLPTRAMDGDSVAGRTVILLDLTSPRDNAIDAPAFDTMGVLL, from the coding sequence GTGGCAACCCTGCTTTACCGCCTTGGGCGATTCGCCTACCGCCGCGCTTGGGCCATCATCGGCGCCTGGATCGCCGCTCTCATGCTCATCCTGGGCGGAGGTGCTGTGCTCGGTGGCAACATGCAGGAGTCGTTCGACATCCCGGGAACTGAGTCGCAGACGGCCCTCGACCACCTCTCGGCCGTGTTCCCGCAGGTCGCGGGCGCGGGCGCTCAAGCTGTTGTCGTTGCACCGGACGGCGCATCGATCTCTGACGAGCAGTTCAGGGCCGCGGTGACGGAGTTCGAAGAGGAGATCGAATCGCTCGACTTCGTGGACACCGTGCTTGGCCCGTTTGACGACTACGCCGGCAAGGCCATCTCCGACGACGAGTCAATGGCGCGCATTCAGGTCCAGTTCGATGGCAGCCGGGTCGATATTTCGGATGCGATGGTTGACGAGTTCGTCGCAACCCAGTCGGTTGCAGAAGACGCGGGACTCACGGTTGAGTTTGGCGGCCAGATCTTTCAGCAGACCAGCTTCGGGGTGACGATCGTCGAGGTCTTCGGCGTTCTCTTTGCCGGCGTTGTGCTGCTCATCACCTTCGGGTCGATTCGTCCGGCCGGAATGCCGCTGCTCAGCGCGCTCGTGGGAGTCGGCGTGGTAATCGGGGGCATCTTGCTCGCCTCAGAAGTGACGATTATCTCCAACTCGGCACCGCTGCTCGCGCTCATGATTGGGCTCGCCGTCGGCATCGACTACGCCCTCTTCATCCTGTCCCGGCACCGAACTCAGCTTGCGCTGGGAGAGGACCCTGAGGAGTCGGCTGCGATGGCCGTCGGCACGGCGGGCAGCGCCGTTGTCTTCGCCGGGGTGACCGTGATCATCGCTCTTCTTGGACTGCTCGTCGTCAACATCCCCTTCCTCAGCGTTATGGGTGTCGGAGCCGCCTTCGCCGTTCTGATCGCGATTCTCGTGGCGATCACCCTGCTGCCGGCGCTCCTCGGACTTGCGGGGAGCAAGCTCACGCCCAAGGAGGGGAGTCGGGCCTACAAGCGGGCTCACGCCCTGAATGACCCCCAGGCCAAGCCGTCGATGGGACTGCGCTGGGTGCGCGGCGTGATGAAGCGCCCGCTGCTCGCCACAATCGGTGTCGTCGCCGTGTTGGGTGGCCTCGCAATCCCGGCCGCAAGCCTCGACCTCAACCTGCCGGACAACGGCTCTGAGGCGGCCGATACCACGCAGCGCAAGGCCTATGACCTCATCAGTGACGGTTTCGGGGCAGGGTTCAACGGCCCGCTCATCGTGTCGCTCGACATCACTCAGACGACCGACATCCTCGAAGACCTCGACGCGATCGGGGCCAAGCTCGGCGAGCTTGACGACGTCGCGTTCGTGAGTCAGGGCCTCCCCGATGAGACGCTCGACACCGCCATCATTCAGGTGACGCCAGACAGCGCACCGGATTCTGCAGAGACTAAAGAACTCGTGCAGGCCATTCGCGATCTTGCCCCCGAGATCGAAGATGAGTTCGGCACCACCGTCGCCGTGACGGGCTTCACCGCGATCGGCATCGACATCTCTCAGCGACTCACGGACGCGCTCGTGCCGTTTGCGCTCATCGTGGTCGGGCTCTCGATCATCCTGCTCATGATGGTGTTCCGCTCCGTGCTGATCCCCGTCAAGGCGGCAATCGGCTTCTTGCTCTCGGTCGCCGCCGCCCTCGGAGTCACGGTTGCCGTCTTCCAGTGGGGCTGGGGTGCCGAGCTCATCCATGTGGATCACCTCGGGCCGATCCTGAGCTTCATGCCCATCCTGGTTATGGCCGTGCTGTTCGGGTTGGCCATGGACTATGAGGTCTTTTTGGTCTCAGGAATGCGCGAGGAGTTCGTCAAGACGGGCAACGCCCGCCACGCCATCGAGAGAGGCTTCGCCGGCGGCTCACGGGTTGTCACGGCGGCGGCACTCATCATGTTCTTCGTCTTCTTCGCGTTCGTGCCAGAGGGAGCAGGCATGATCAAACCGATCGCGCTCGGGCTCGCCGCAGGAATCGCGTTCGATGCGTTCCTCGTGCGCATGACCCTCGGCCCCGCGCTCATGACTCTCATGGGTCGCTCCGCTTGGTGGCTGCCGCGCTGGCTTCAGCGCTCACTGCCCCAGGCCGATATCGAAGGCGAACACCTGCGTGACCACCGCGAGGCAGAAGCCTGGGTCGCGAATGGGCCCGACGCTGTCATCCGCGCCGAAGGTCTTGTGGTTGGCGAGGGAGTGACGGCATTCGGCCCCCTACGATTCACCGCCCCTGCCGGATCGTTTGTGCTCGCGAGCGGCAGCACCGATGATCGTGCTCTCTTTGCCGCAACCCTGGCCGGGCGTCTTTCTCCGGTCGGTGGGCGGCTCCAGGTCGGCGGTCATCCATTGCCGTCGGAGTCGTCGAGGGTGGCGCGCATCGTGGCGCTGGCGGATGCTGGCGACGGTCAGTCTGCTGAGGCGACGCTCGGCGAGGTCCTGAGGGAGCATCTGCGGTCGACTCTGCCGCTGCGCGAGGCCGGTTCTGCCGCCCGCGTCGCCGCCCGCTGGGTTGCGCGCGCCTCGGCTGCGGTAGGGCATGACGGCATCTTTGACGAGACCCCGATCGGCCGACTCGGCCGCCGCGAGCGCGCCGTGGCCCTCGCCGTGATCGCCCTCGCCGAGGGGACCCCTGTCGTCGTTATCGACATCCCCGATTCATTCACCGATATTGATGAGGGGCGACTTCTGCTGGAATCGCTGGCAGACCTTGCCCCCTCACGCACCACCGTTGTTGTCGGCACTCCGCTGCCGACCCGAGCCATGGACGGCGATTCCGTCGCAGGCCGCACGGTGATCTTGCTTGACCTCACCTCACCGCGCGACAACGCCATTGACGCGCCCGCCTTCGACACGATGGGAGTGCTGCTGTGA
- a CDS encoding YhgE/Pip family protein codes for MTGLRTTSSARSPRQRVGRLAAILAVVAVPLAFAGLAIGALSESDTATSRVPAAIVNNDQLIYQTAADGTESPIFAGRQLVTELTGSDDGFDWVITNEDKAEKALADGEVFAVVTIPEDFSEALMSVQGENPRTTALDIRTDDSHSYLSGVLSSTIGDGVATAFGSAITEQVIAGLYSGVGDLGSSLGSAAEGAGTIASAGGELSSGLSTLQSGIASAQTGATTLSSGITRYTEGVDSLSRGLGTLNSSAGKLDQLSSGVSAYTAGIGQLSQQVAAMAAANPGDATAAALAPQLAYLAGQGSELSAQTASGIDALQGGISQSASGAAQLASGSSALRSGARSLASGLGELRDGAGTAADGAGALASGAQELATGLSDGAGQVPSVEDAEERASIVANPVTAETTRNNEIGDLAAGVSSLLVPLGLWMGALAVFLVLRPVARRALTSSASTGRLLWSGIAKAAGITVAQAVVLTAVLHLVLDTSWIMLPATLGFAVLTALSFTAVHYLLTTAFGRAGLVVSLLLLAVQITSTGGLYPVQLLSGPFAAISPLLPLTHAVAGMQSIISGGTAGVALGSAAVLAAYAIGAVLLSVAALGRVRRIRSLAALPLPA; via the coding sequence GTGACCGGCCTTCGCACCACATCATCCGCACGTTCACCCCGCCAGCGCGTGGGTCGCTTGGCCGCAATTCTCGCGGTCGTAGCGGTGCCACTTGCCTTTGCAGGTCTTGCCATCGGGGCGCTCTCGGAGTCGGATACGGCCACGAGTCGAGTGCCAGCCGCGATCGTCAACAACGACCAACTCATCTACCAGACGGCAGCAGACGGCACCGAGTCGCCAATTTTCGCCGGCCGTCAGCTTGTCACCGAACTCACCGGCAGCGATGACGGCTTCGACTGGGTCATCACCAACGAGGACAAAGCCGAGAAGGCCCTGGCCGACGGTGAGGTCTTTGCGGTGGTCACGATCCCGGAGGACTTCTCGGAGGCCCTCATGTCGGTGCAGGGCGAGAACCCCCGAACGACAGCCCTCGACATCAGAACGGATGATTCACACAGCTATCTGAGTGGTGTTCTGTCGTCGACGATCGGCGACGGCGTCGCAACCGCGTTCGGATCCGCCATCACGGAGCAGGTCATCGCTGGGCTCTATTCGGGAGTCGGAGACCTCGGATCTTCGCTCGGCTCAGCAGCGGAGGGCGCCGGCACGATCGCTTCGGCAGGTGGGGAGCTGAGTTCTGGGCTGTCTACGCTGCAGTCGGGGATCGCCTCCGCCCAGACGGGAGCAACCACGCTGTCGAGCGGAATCACCCGCTACACGGAGGGCGTCGATTCGCTCAGCCGCGGGCTTGGCACGCTTAACTCGTCGGCGGGCAAGCTCGACCAACTCTCGTCGGGAGTATCGGCCTACACGGCAGGAATCGGCCAGCTCAGCCAGCAGGTCGCGGCGATGGCAGCGGCGAACCCCGGCGATGCCACAGCGGCCGCCCTCGCTCCTCAGCTCGCTTACCTTGCCGGCCAGGGTTCCGAGCTCAGCGCACAGACCGCTTCAGGAATCGACGCGCTCCAAGGCGGCATCTCCCAGAGCGCTTCGGGCGCGGCCCAGCTCGCCTCGGGATCCTCGGCTCTGCGCAGCGGCGCACGGTCACTCGCAAGCGGTCTTGGAGAACTCAGAGACGGAGCTGGCACCGCCGCCGACGGTGCCGGTGCCCTCGCATCGGGTGCACAAGAACTCGCTACGGGCCTCAGCGATGGGGCGGGGCAGGTTCCGAGCGTCGAGGATGCAGAAGAGCGCGCGAGCATCGTGGCCAACCCTGTAACCGCAGAGACAACGCGCAACAACGAAATCGGCGATCTCGCCGCGGGCGTATCGTCGCTGCTTGTGCCGCTGGGACTGTGGATGGGAGCGCTCGCGGTGTTTCTCGTGCTGCGGCCCGTGGCTCGGCGTGCGCTGACCTCGTCAGCGAGCACCGGGCGGCTGCTGTGGTCGGGGATCGCCAAGGCTGCGGGAATCACGGTGGCCCAGGCTGTTGTGCTCACGGCAGTTCTGCACCTCGTTCTCGACACGTCGTGGATCATGCTCCCGGCAACCCTCGGGTTCGCCGTGCTAACTGCGCTTTCGTTCACGGCGGTTCACTATCTCCTCACGACCGCATTCGGCCGGGCGGGGCTTGTCGTTTCGCTGCTGCTGCTCGCCGTCCAAATCACCTCGACCGGCGGCCTCTACCCTGTGCAGCTTCTTTCAGGGCCATTTGCGGCGATCAGTCCGTTGCTGCCCCTGACCCATGCCGTCGCCGGCATGCAGTCGATAATCTCGGGCGGAACGGCAGGCGTAGCCCTCGGATCCGCGGCAGTTCTCGCCGCCTACGCGATCGGCGCGGTGCTGCTGTCTGTTGCCGCGCTCGGCCGCGTGCGCCGGATCCGATCGCTCGCGGCCCTGCCGCTGCCCGCCTAG
- the otsA gene encoding alpha,alpha-trehalose-phosphate synthase (UDP-forming), which yields MTVQAPAAPQRYSFVVASNRLPVDRVIDPDGTARWANSPGGLVTALEPVMRANNGAWVGWAGQPDLQLDPFESDGISIVPVPLTADDIRMYYEGFSNDTLWPLYHDVISHPQYHREWWDSYVQVNRRFADAVAEVSEQGAVVWVQDYQLQLVPRMLREDRPDLTIGFFNHIPFPPYGIYSQLPWRTQIIEGLLGADVIGFQRLADANNFTRAVRRLKGFPTKGATIEVPLIDESVGVRAHGPIPEGKPFRTVIARHFPISIDADSFEEMARRPEIIERARQIREELGNPERIILGVDRLDYTKGIAHRLKAFGELLRDGSMTAGEVTLVQVASPSRERVEAYRQLRDEIELMVGRINGDYGTIGHAPVSYHHTSYPRDEMVALYLAADVMLVTALRDGMNLVAKEYVATRTDDDGVLILSEFAGASDELKRALLVNPHDIDGLKHAILRALHMPRAERRTRMRSLRRRVFEHDVAAWSSAFLAVLTGNGHAESLQADILHDELDEDAQPETGPMTIDV from the coding sequence ATGACGGTTCAGGCACCCGCCGCACCCCAGCGATATTCATTCGTAGTCGCATCAAATCGACTACCGGTCGACCGCGTAATCGACCCCGACGGCACCGCGCGATGGGCTAACTCGCCCGGTGGTCTCGTCACAGCTCTTGAGCCCGTTATGCGCGCCAACAACGGCGCCTGGGTGGGCTGGGCTGGCCAGCCAGATCTGCAGCTCGATCCCTTCGAGAGCGACGGCATCAGCATTGTGCCCGTTCCGCTGACCGCCGACGACATCCGCATGTATTACGAGGGCTTCTCAAATGACACCCTGTGGCCGCTCTACCACGACGTAATCTCGCACCCGCAGTACCACCGCGAATGGTGGGATAGCTATGTGCAGGTCAATCGGCGGTTTGCGGATGCCGTAGCCGAGGTCAGCGAGCAGGGCGCGGTGGTGTGGGTGCAGGACTACCAACTGCAACTTGTTCCCCGCATGCTGCGGGAGGACCGCCCCGACCTCACGATCGGCTTCTTCAACCACATCCCCTTTCCTCCCTACGGCATCTACTCGCAGTTGCCGTGGCGCACCCAGATCATCGAGGGGCTGCTCGGTGCCGATGTGATCGGCTTTCAGCGATTGGCCGACGCCAACAACTTCACGCGAGCGGTGCGGCGGCTCAAGGGCTTTCCCACCAAGGGGGCCACCATCGAGGTGCCTCTGATCGACGAGTCGGTGGGGGTGCGCGCCCACGGGCCGATCCCCGAGGGCAAACCGTTCCGCACCGTCATCGCCCGGCACTTTCCCATCTCTATTGACGCGGACAGCTTCGAGGAGATGGCGCGCAGGCCGGAGATTATCGAACGGGCCCGCCAGATCCGCGAGGAGCTTGGCAACCCGGAGCGCATCATCCTGGGTGTCGACCGGCTTGACTACACCAAGGGCATCGCGCACCGCCTCAAGGCGTTCGGTGAGCTATTGCGCGACGGCTCTATGACGGCGGGAGAAGTCACGCTCGTGCAGGTGGCGAGCCCCAGCCGTGAACGGGTCGAGGCCTACCGCCAGCTGAGGGATGAGATCGAGCTCATGGTGGGGCGGATCAACGGCGACTACGGCACGATCGGCCACGCTCCCGTGAGCTATCACCACACGAGTTATCCGCGCGACGAGATGGTGGCCCTGTACCTCGCAGCCGATGTGATGCTCGTTACGGCCCTTCGCGATGGCATGAACCTGGTTGCCAAAGAGTATGTGGCCACCCGCACCGACGATGACGGCGTTCTCATCCTGAGTGAGTTTGCCGGGGCATCCGACGAGCTCAAGCGTGCGCTTCTCGTGAACCCGCACGACATCGACGGGCTCAAGCACGCCATCCTGAGGGCGCTGCACATGCCCAGGGCTGAGCGCCGCACCCGGATGCGATCGCTGCGCCGTCGAGTCTTCGAGCACGATGTTGCCGCGTGGTCGTCGGCGTTCCTCGCGGTGCTCACGGGAAACGGGCACGCGGAGAGCCTGCAGGCAGATATTCTCCACGACGAGCTTGACGAAGACGCTCAGCCCGAAACCGGGCCGATGACGATCGACGTGTGA
- the otsB gene encoding trehalose-phosphatase, whose protein sequence is MADVQANSGSLEGAIAALATTPRLLVALDFDGTLAPLVDRPEEARALPAAREAMLALTRAPDTRVALISGRAMQSLMHVAEPPEAVWLSGSHGVEVRLDAAPGVSLSEAEQGDLSRLREILEAAAAPFDDIWIEVKPAGFALHSRSATPQDAEEAERQAHERVSTELPAITERRGSNVLEFSVRSTTKGDAVRMLREAAGATAVLFAGDDVTDEDGFAVLGDADVGIKCGPGATAAKFRVEDPAAVARVLSRLAELRAH, encoded by the coding sequence GTGGCTGATGTTCAGGCGAACTCCGGGTCGCTCGAGGGTGCCATTGCGGCCCTTGCGACGACCCCACGATTGCTGGTGGCCCTCGACTTCGACGGCACCCTCGCACCGCTCGTCGATCGACCAGAGGAGGCGCGGGCGTTGCCAGCGGCGAGGGAGGCGATGCTCGCCCTCACCCGCGCGCCAGACACACGAGTCGCCCTCATCTCCGGTCGGGCGATGCAGAGTTTGATGCACGTGGCCGAGCCGCCAGAGGCTGTCTGGCTTAGCGGTTCACACGGGGTTGAGGTGCGGCTCGACGCCGCACCCGGCGTATCCCTCAGCGAGGCGGAGCAGGGGGATCTCTCCCGCCTCCGCGAGATTCTGGAGGCCGCCGCCGCACCGTTCGATGACATCTGGATCGAGGTCAAGCCGGCAGGGTTCGCGCTGCACAGCCGGTCGGCAACCCCGCAGGATGCCGAGGAAGCCGAGCGTCAGGCGCACGAGCGGGTGTCGACGGAGTTGCCAGCGATTACCGAGCGGCGGGGGAGCAATGTGCTTGAGTTCTCGGTGCGATCGACGACCAAGGGTGATGCGGTGCGGATGCTGCGCGAAGCAGCAGGGGCAACCGCGGTGCTCTTCGCGGGCGACGACGTGACCGACGAGGATGGCTTCGCTGTGCTGGGGGATGCCGACGTTGGTATCAAGTGTGGTCCGGGCGCGACGGCGGCCAAGTTTCGCGTCGAGGACCCGGCAGCCGTTGCCCGGGTATTGTCGCGCCTTGCAGAGCTGAGGGCCCATTAA
- a CDS encoding Na+/H+ antiporter subunit A: MLISLAFFALAAILAPALTRVLGPRIFYVAALVPLGALIPSIAAAPTVLAGGIVRESIEWVPQIHLALSLRLDTLSWIMTLIVLGVGSLVLFYCERYFSNDEPGLGRFAGFFIAFSGAMYGLVVADDIFLMFMFWEATTVFSYLLIGHYTDRKASRGAALQALLVTTAGGLTMFVGLVVMAAAAGTTSFTGIMADPPNGTTVTVSVFLILVGALSKSALVPFHFWLPAAMAAPTPVSAYLHAAAMVKAGIFLIAAMAPAFAEIAGWREVLVGFGVLTMLVGGWRALRQTDIKLLLAYGTVSQLGFLTVIAGYGTQTAALAALALLVAHALFKSALFLVVGLIDHSTGTRDLRKLSGLGRSRPALAAIATLAVASMVGLPPLFGFVAKEAVFTAFLDGTTLGLIALVGVAVGSMFTVAYGARFLWGAFARKPDVADIDVKHDRADALASPFILSLAGLGLGLASGWLDPFFRGYAELFPPDGENYHLALWHGIEPALAISAITLVVGLLLFWKRARVSVAQARVPAIINSADGYWRVLRFVDRTAARITSTTQRGSLPFYLSTILLMLVLAVGTTLVLNRTWPSAILLWDYPAQIAIAVIMIVAAIASVRADKRFTAVVLVGVTGYGMAMIFALQGAPDLAFTQMLVETVTLIAFVLVLRRLPRRIGVAHGRPRYRALRAALAIAVGLTMAVVVVVVLSARVDEPIFAEFARLALEKGHGANVVNVALVDERAWDTMGELSVVIVAATGVASLIFLDRRTDDLARPKLPRGRRRLFRQKPITEPARRPVAAEDDTETMHAWLLAGRTLAPENRSILLEMTVRLAFHSIMVVSFFVLFSGHNAPGGGFAAGLIAGMALVARYLAGGRYELGAAVTIDAGKLLGSGMLLAAGTAVAPLFFGADALTSAFFEAEVPIFGHIEFVTSTIFDVGVYLVVIGLVLDVLRSLGGEVDRQQEEEDPNTPNEHLDERVGA; this comes from the coding sequence GTGCTGATTTCACTGGCCTTCTTCGCGCTCGCTGCGATTCTTGCTCCGGCGCTCACGCGGGTGCTCGGCCCCCGCATTTTTTATGTCGCGGCACTCGTTCCGCTCGGCGCGCTCATCCCTTCGATCGCTGCAGCACCGACCGTGCTTGCCGGTGGAATTGTGCGCGAATCGATCGAGTGGGTTCCGCAGATCCACCTCGCACTCTCGCTGCGGCTCGACACGCTCTCGTGGATCATGACGCTCATCGTGCTCGGCGTCGGCTCGCTCGTGCTCTTCTACTGCGAGCGATACTTCTCTAACGACGAGCCGGGCCTCGGCCGATTCGCCGGATTCTTCATCGCGTTCAGCGGGGCGATGTATGGACTTGTCGTCGCGGACGACATCTTCCTCATGTTCATGTTCTGGGAGGCCACCACGGTGTTCTCCTACTTGCTCATCGGCCACTACACCGATCGCAAGGCAAGTCGCGGTGCCGCGCTCCAGGCCCTGCTCGTGACCACAGCGGGCGGGCTCACCATGTTCGTCGGGCTCGTCGTCATGGCGGCCGCAGCGGGCACAACGAGTTTCACCGGCATCATGGCGGACCCTCCCAATGGCACCACCGTCACGGTCTCGGTGTTCCTCATCCTGGTCGGAGCCCTGTCGAAGTCGGCCCTCGTGCCCTTCCACTTCTGGCTCCCCGCGGCGATGGCCGCGCCCACCCCCGTCAGCGCTTACCTTCACGCCGCCGCCATGGTGAAGGCCGGCATCTTTCTCATCGCCGCAATGGCTCCGGCATTCGCCGAGATTGCCGGGTGGCGCGAGGTGCTCGTCGGCTTCGGCGTTCTCACCATGCTCGTCGGCGGCTGGCGTGCGCTGCGGCAGACAGACATCAAGCTCCTGCTGGCCTACGGCACGGTCAGCCAGCTCGGCTTTCTCACGGTGATCGCCGGGTACGGCACGCAAACGGCGGCCCTGGCGGCCCTCGCCCTCCTCGTCGCCCACGCCCTGTTCAAGTCGGCTCTGTTTCTCGTCGTCGGGCTCATCGACCACTCCACGGGGACCCGAGACCTTCGCAAGCTCAGCGGTCTTGGCCGCAGTCGTCCTGCCCTTGCGGCCATAGCGACGCTCGCCGTCGCCTCGATGGTGGGGCTTCCGCCCCTCTTCGGGTTCGTCGCCAAAGAGGCAGTCTTCACGGCGTTCCTCGACGGCACAACGCTCGGACTCATCGCCCTCGTGGGGGTTGCGGTCGGTTCCATGTTCACGGTTGCCTATGGCGCTCGTTTTCTCTGGGGAGCGTTCGCTCGCAAGCCCGACGTTGCCGACATCGACGTGAAGCACGATAGGGCGGATGCCCTCGCGAGCCCGTTCATCCTGTCTCTTGCTGGCCTCGGGCTCGGCCTTGCGTCGGGGTGGCTCGACCCGTTCTTCCGCGGTTACGCCGAGCTGTTCCCGCCGGACGGCGAGAACTATCACCTGGCGCTGTGGCATGGGATTGAGCCGGCTCTGGCGATTTCTGCGATCACACTTGTCGTGGGGCTGCTGCTCTTTTGGAAGCGTGCCAGGGTGTCGGTTGCGCAGGCCAGGGTTCCCGCGATCATTAATTCGGCCGACGGGTACTGGAGGGTGCTGCGGTTTGTGGATCGCACGGCCGCGCGGATCACCTCCACCACACAGCGTGGTTCGCTGCCGTTCTACCTGAGCACCATCCTGCTGATGCTCGTGCTTGCAGTGGGCACGACCCTCGTGCTCAACCGCACCTGGCCTTCTGCGATTCTGCTGTGGGACTACCCGGCTCAGATCGCCATTGCGGTGATTATGATCGTGGCGGCTATCGCATCGGTCAGAGCCGATAAGCGGTTCACCGCCGTCGTTCTCGTCGGCGTAACCGGCTATGGCATGGCCATGATCTTCGCCCTGCAGGGTGCCCCCGACCTCGCTTTCACCCAGATGCTGGTCGAGACCGTCACTCTCATCGCCTTTGTGCTGGTGCTGCGCAGGCTCCCCAGGCGCATCGGCGTTGCCCACGGGCGACCCCGATACCGCGCGCTTCGAGCTGCCCTCGCTATTGCGGTCGGTCTCACGATGGCCGTCGTTGTCGTTGTCGTGCTGAGTGCACGGGTCGACGAGCCGATCTTCGCCGAGTTCGCGAGGCTCGCCCTTGAGAAGGGCCACGGCGCCAATGTCGTCAACGTCGCCCTCGTCGACGAGCGAGCATGGGACACGATGGGCGAGCTCTCTGTGGTCATCGTGGCGGCGACCGGTGTTGCGAGCCTGATCTTTCTCGATCGCCGCACCGACGATTTGGCCCGGCCCAAGCTGCCCCGTGGCCGTCGCAGGCTGTTCCGGCAGAAGCCGATCACCGAGCCGGCGCGCCGACCCGTCGCGGCAGAGGACGACACCGAGACGATGCATGCGTGGCTTCTCGCGGGCCGAACCCTCGCCCCCGAGAACCGCTCGATTCTGCTTGAGATGACGGTGCGCCTGGCCTTCCACTCGATCATGGTCGTCTCGTTCTTCGTGCTCTTCAGCGGGCACAACGCTCCCGGCGGTGGCTTCGCGGCCGGCCTGATCGCCGGTATGGCACTCGTCGCCCGTTACCTCGCGGGAGGGCGGTACGAACTCGGTGCCGCTGTCACTATCGACGCAGGCAAGCTGCTGGGCTCGGGAATGCTGCTCGCTGCGGGCACGGCGGTGGCACCGCTGTTCTTCGGAGCCGACGCCCTGACCTCGGCATTCTTCGAGGCGGAGGTCCCCATATTCGGTCACATCGAGTTCGTGACCTCAACGATCTTCGACGTCGGCGTCTACCTCGTTGTCATCGGCCTCGTGCTCGACGTTCTGCGAAGCCTCGGCGGCGAAGTCGATCGCCAGCAAGAAGAAGAAGACCCCAACACTCCCAATGAGCACCTCGACGAAAGGGTGGGCGCATGA